CAAGCAATGTACGATAAGGCTCACCCATCTCATCGCGCATTTTTTCCCTCACGGGGTCGTCCGCTTCCTTCAAAGCGATCGTAATCAGGCCCGAGCTATGGCCCGTGAGCACCGGCCGTCGCGATGGCTCCTCAGCCAAGAAATCAAAGACGAGCGGCTCGCCGTCGTTCTCGGACGCCGTTGGCGCAGGAAGCTTCAGTCTGATCAGGCTGTAAAATAGCCGTCGTTTGGCGGCTTCGATTTTCCGCCACGCCGCGTGGCGCTTGTCGTCCGACAAGTCAGGCACGATTCGATTATGCTGGCAGGCGAGGCAATACTCCGAGGGACCGCCCTTCTCGACCATCCAATTACATCCGTGCAACTCCCAGTTCTTGCAGAAACGATATTCGCGAGTTCCGTCAGCGAGCGCGCGCCATCCGTTACCGACGGGTTCGACGGCGGTCATCTCGCTATGCGTCGGCAAATAGCCGAGCGTGTGCCCGCAACTTTCGCATTTGGTGTTCTCGAAAAGTATGCTCTGGCGGCAAACCTGGCATCGAAAGGCTTTCATGGAGGATCTTCCCGAACCGCGCTTGCGCCCTTAACTGCGCTGCTGACGGAATGTTCCTGGTCAAGACAGAGCGGTGGTCGCTCGGGAGCCTCGGTCTTCCGGAGCATCCTATACCGGCGCCAATTGAATGCGCAGCCCGTATTCACCTGCTAGGCTTATTGCCGTAATTTCGGACAAAGCCGCCATTTTGGCGGCTCTTCAGATTGACACTGCGCGGCGCGGCCCC
Above is a genomic segment from Methylocystis rosea containing:
- a CDS encoding zinc-binding metallopeptidase family protein, whose product is MKAFRCQVCRQSILFENTKCESCGHTLGYLPTHSEMTAVEPVGNGWRALADGTREYRFCKNWELHGCNWMVEKGGPSEYCLACQHNRIVPDLSDDKRHAAWRKIEAAKRRLFYSLIRLKLPAPTASENDGEPLVFDFLAEEPSRRPVLTGHSSGLITIALKEADDPVREKMRDEMGEPYRTLLGHFRHEIGHYYWDRIVPHAEHLWPFRELFGDEREDYFTALKRHYDEGPPADWRQKHISAYASCHAWEDFAETFAHYLHIVDTLETGSSAGLVVRRDDGSPARVDFDPYGYPDINEMVDSWLDISFALNNINRSMGQPDIYPFVISPVVKEKLSFVQNLLMDHAQRHAAVAAPRAACC